A single window of Sphaerodactylus townsendi isolate TG3544 linkage group LG05, MPM_Stown_v2.3, whole genome shotgun sequence DNA harbors:
- the NUCKS1 gene encoding nuclear ubiquitous casein and cyclin-dependent kinase substrate 1 isoform X3: MSRPVRNRKVVDYSQFQESDDADEEYGRDSAPPTKKIRSSPREAKNKRRPGKNSQEDSEDSEKDMKTKRDDSHSADEDFGSEDDLGADDGKADSDYESSQKNKKGKKAKPDKNKRATSKSRKRTADDSEDEKEDHKNVRQQRQAASKAASKQREMIMGDVGSEEEEEEEEEEAAFQEITPSPVKGKGKVGRPSASKTSKEKTPSPKDEDEEPESPPAKKKSISPPPEKSGDEGSEDEVPSGED; the protein is encoded by the exons ATGTCTAGGCCCGTCAG GAACAGAAAGGTGGTGGACTATTCACAGTTTCAGGAATCAGATGATGCAG ATGAAGAATATGGAAGAGATTCAGCTCCTCCAACCAAAAAAATTCGCTCATCGCCACGGGAAGCAAAAAATAAGAGACGGCCTGGAAAGAATTCTCAGGAGGACAG TGAGGACTCTGAAAAAGACATGAAGACAAAGAGAGATGATTCACACTCAGCAG ATGAAGATTTTGGTAGCGAGGATGATTTAGGTGCAGATGATGGCAAAGCTGATAGTGATTATGAGAGTtctcaaaagaacaaaaaagggaaaaaagccaaACCCGACAAGAACAAACGAGCAACTTCCAAATCCAGGAAAAGAACTGCAG ATGACAGCGAGGATGAGAAAGAAGATCACAAAAATGTGCGTCAGCAACGACAGGCTGCATCCAAAGCTGCTTCGAAGCAACGGGAAATGATCATGGGTGATGTGGgcagtgaagaggaagaggaggaggaggaggaggaagcagcattCCAggaaa TTACGCCTAGTCCAGTAAAAGGCAAAGGGAAGGTAGGCCGTCCCTCAGCTTCAAAGacatcaaaagaaaaaaccccaTCTCCAAAAGATGAGGATGAAGAGCCTGAAAGTCCTCCAGCGAAGAAGAAATCAATTAGTCCTCCTCCAGAGAAGTCTGGGGATGAAGGGTCCGAAGATGAAGTCCCTTCTGGTGAAGATTAA
- the NUCKS1 gene encoding nuclear ubiquitous casein and cyclin-dependent kinase substrate 1 isoform X1 → MSRPVRNRKVVDYSQFQESDDADEEYGRDSAPPTKKIRSSPREAKNKRRPGKNSQEDSEDSEKDMKTKRDDSHSADEDFGSEDDLGADDGKADSDYESSQKNKKGKKAKPDKNKRATSKSRKRTADDSEDEKEDHKNVRQQRQAASKAASKQREMIMGDVGSEEEEEEEEEEAAFQEKDSGSDEDFLVEDDDDSDYGSSKKKNKKVAKKSKPERKEKKMPRPRLKATVTPSPVKGKGKVGRPSASKTSKEKTPSPKDEDEEPESPPAKKKSISPPPEKSGDEGSEDEVPSGED, encoded by the exons ATGTCTAGGCCCGTCAG GAACAGAAAGGTGGTGGACTATTCACAGTTTCAGGAATCAGATGATGCAG ATGAAGAATATGGAAGAGATTCAGCTCCTCCAACCAAAAAAATTCGCTCATCGCCACGGGAAGCAAAAAATAAGAGACGGCCTGGAAAGAATTCTCAGGAGGACAG TGAGGACTCTGAAAAAGACATGAAGACAAAGAGAGATGATTCACACTCAGCAG ATGAAGATTTTGGTAGCGAGGATGATTTAGGTGCAGATGATGGCAAAGCTGATAGTGATTATGAGAGTtctcaaaagaacaaaaaagggaaaaaagccaaACCCGACAAGAACAAACGAGCAACTTCCAAATCCAGGAAAAGAACTGCAG ATGACAGCGAGGATGAGAAAGAAGATCACAAAAATGTGCGTCAGCAACGACAGGCTGCATCCAAAGCTGCTTCGAAGCAACGGGAAATGATCATGGGTGATGTGGgcagtgaagaggaagaggaggaggaggaggaggaagcagcattCCAggaaa AAGATTCTGGCAGCGATGAAGATTTCCTTgtggaagatgatgatgatagtgaCTATGGCAGTTcaaaaaagaagaacaaaaaagtGGCTAAGAAATCCAaaccagaaaggaaagaaaagaaaatgcctAGGCCCAGGCTAAAGGCTACAG TTACGCCTAGTCCAGTAAAAGGCAAAGGGAAGGTAGGCCGTCCCTCAGCTTCAAAGacatcaaaagaaaaaaccccaTCTCCAAAAGATGAGGATGAAGAGCCTGAAAGTCCTCCAGCGAAGAAGAAATCAATTAGTCCTCCTCCAGAGAAGTCTGGGGATGAAGGGTCCGAAGATGAAGTCCCTTCTGGTGAAGATTAA
- the NUCKS1 gene encoding nuclear ubiquitous casein and cyclin-dependent kinase substrate 1 isoform X2 has translation MSRPVRNRKVVDYSQFQESDDADEEYGRDSAPPTKKIRSSPREAKNKRRPGKNSQEDSEDSEKDMKTKRDDSHSADEDFGSEDDLGADDGKADSDYESSQKNKKGKKAKPDKNKRATSKSRKRTADDSEDEKEDHKNVRQQRQAASKAASKQREMIMGDVGSEEEEEEEEEEAAFQENSGSDEDFLVEDDDDSDYGSSKKKNKKVAKKSKPERKEKKMPRPRLKATVTPSPVKGKGKVGRPSASKTSKEKTPSPKDEDEEPESPPAKKKSISPPPEKSGDEGSEDEVPSGED, from the exons ATGTCTAGGCCCGTCAG GAACAGAAAGGTGGTGGACTATTCACAGTTTCAGGAATCAGATGATGCAG ATGAAGAATATGGAAGAGATTCAGCTCCTCCAACCAAAAAAATTCGCTCATCGCCACGGGAAGCAAAAAATAAGAGACGGCCTGGAAAGAATTCTCAGGAGGACAG TGAGGACTCTGAAAAAGACATGAAGACAAAGAGAGATGATTCACACTCAGCAG ATGAAGATTTTGGTAGCGAGGATGATTTAGGTGCAGATGATGGCAAAGCTGATAGTGATTATGAGAGTtctcaaaagaacaaaaaagggaaaaaagccaaACCCGACAAGAACAAACGAGCAACTTCCAAATCCAGGAAAAGAACTGCAG ATGACAGCGAGGATGAGAAAGAAGATCACAAAAATGTGCGTCAGCAACGACAGGCTGCATCCAAAGCTGCTTCGAAGCAACGGGAAATGATCATGGGTGATGTGGgcagtgaagaggaagaggaggaggaggaggaggaagcagcattCCAggaaa ATTCTGGCAGCGATGAAGATTTCCTTgtggaagatgatgatgatagtgaCTATGGCAGTTcaaaaaagaagaacaaaaaagtGGCTAAGAAATCCAaaccagaaaggaaagaaaagaaaatgcctAGGCCCAGGCTAAAGGCTACAG TTACGCCTAGTCCAGTAAAAGGCAAAGGGAAGGTAGGCCGTCCCTCAGCTTCAAAGacatcaaaagaaaaaaccccaTCTCCAAAAGATGAGGATGAAGAGCCTGAAAGTCCTCCAGCGAAGAAGAAATCAATTAGTCCTCCTCCAGAGAAGTCTGGGGATGAAGGGTCCGAAGATGAAGTCCCTTCTGGTGAAGATTAA